A DNA window from Streptococcus mutans contains the following coding sequences:
- a CDS encoding undecaprenyl-diphosphate phosphatase has product MLFFEIIKAIIFGIVEGITEWLPISSTGHLILVEEFIHFNNANAAFTNMFNVVIQLGAILAVVVIYFDRLNPFKSGKTAREVQITWQLWAKVILSALPAAVIGLIFDDWLDAHFQNFFSVALMLILYGIAFIYVERRHQGVEPQVTHLVSLPYKTAFFIGLFQVLSLIPGTSRSGATILGGILLGTSRQVATEFTFFLGIPIMFGASLVKVLKFIVSGTILTGSQLFILLVAMLVAFAVSLYVIRFLTDYVKNHDFTFFGKYRIGLGIFLLFYGLMKVLFG; this is encoded by the coding sequence ATGTTGTTTTTTGAAATCATTAAGGCTATTATTTTTGGGATTGTGGAGGGAATTACCGAGTGGCTTCCTATCTCAAGTACTGGGCATTTGATTTTAGTGGAAGAATTTATTCACTTTAACAATGCCAATGCAGCTTTTACCAATATGTTTAATGTAGTGATACAGCTCGGTGCTATTTTAGCGGTTGTTGTTATTTATTTTGATCGTTTAAATCCTTTTAAAAGCGGTAAAACAGCGCGTGAAGTGCAGATTACTTGGCAGCTTTGGGCAAAGGTTATTTTATCAGCTTTGCCAGCAGCTGTGATTGGCCTCATATTTGATGACTGGCTGGATGCACATTTCCAAAATTTCTTTAGCGTTGCTTTGATGCTGATTCTTTATGGTATTGCCTTTATCTACGTTGAAAGACGCCATCAAGGTGTTGAACCGCAGGTAACTCATTTGGTAAGTTTGCCTTATAAAACGGCCTTTTTCATTGGTCTGTTTCAGGTGCTGTCATTAATTCCGGGAACAAGCCGATCAGGAGCAACTATTTTAGGTGGTATTTTGCTGGGAACCAGTCGGCAAGTCGCAACAGAATTCACTTTCTTTCTCGGAATACCGATTATGTTTGGTGCTAGCCTTGTAAAGGTGCTTAAATTTATTGTATCAGGCACGATTCTAACTGGTAGTCAACTTTTCATTTTACTAGTGGCTATGTTAGTTGCCTTTGCAGTCAGCCTTTACGTTATTCGCTTCTTAACAGATTACGTTAAAAACCATGATTTTACTTTCTTTGGGAAATACCGTATTGGTTTGGGGATATTTCTTTTATTTTATGGCTTAATGAAGGTCTTATTTGGCTGA
- the sufC gene encoding Fe-S cluster assembly ATPase SufC — MSVLEIKDLHVSIEDKEILKGVNLTLKTGEIAAIMGPNGTGKSTLSAAIMGNPIFEVTQGEILLDGENILEMEVDERARLGLFLAMQYPSEIPGITNAEFIRAAMNAGKKDDEKISVRDFIMKLDEKMELLGMKEEMAERYLNEGFSGGEKKRNEILQLLMLEPKFALLDEIDSGLDIDALKVVSKGVNAMRGEGFGAMIITHYQRLLNYITPDIVHVMMDGRVVLSGGPELAARLEKEGYAQIAEELGLEYSEEV; from the coding sequence ATGTCTGTACTCGAAATAAAAGATCTTCATGTCTCTATTGAAGATAAAGAAATTTTAAAAGGTGTTAATCTGACCTTGAAAACAGGTGAAATTGCAGCCATTATGGGGCCTAACGGGACTGGGAAATCAACGCTTTCAGCAGCTATTATGGGAAATCCCATTTTTGAAGTGACACAAGGAGAAATTTTACTTGACGGTGAAAATATTTTGGAAATGGAAGTTGATGAGCGAGCTCGCTTAGGGCTTTTTCTTGCCATGCAATATCCGTCTGAAATTCCAGGAATTACTAATGCAGAATTCATCCGTGCGGCAATGAATGCTGGTAAGAAAGATGATGAGAAGATTTCTGTTCGTGATTTTATCATGAAACTGGATGAAAAAATGGAATTGCTGGGGATGAAAGAAGAAATGGCAGAGCGCTACCTTAACGAAGGCTTTTCTGGTGGTGAGAAAAAACGCAATGAAATCTTGCAATTACTGATGTTAGAGCCTAAATTTGCCCTTCTCGATGAAATTGACTCTGGCCTTGATATTGATGCCCTTAAGGTCGTTTCTAAGGGAGTTAATGCCATGCGTGGTGAAGGCTTTGGTGCTATGATTATTACCCACTACCAACGTCTGCTTAATTACATCACACCAGATATTGTTCATGTTATGATGGATGGTCGTGTTGTATTATCTGGCGGACCAGAGCTGGCAGCTCGACTCGAAAAAGAAGGTTATGCCCAAATCGCTGAAGAACTCGGTCTTGAATACAGCGAAGAAGTCTAA
- the mecA gene encoding adaptor protein MecA, whose product MEMKQISETTLKITISMEDLEERGMELKDFLIPQEKTEEFFYTVMDELDLPENFKDSGMLSFRVTPRNDRIDVFVTKSEINKNLNLEDLSDFDDISKMSPEDFFNTLEETMREKGDAAALDKLAEIEKREEEKTQQEKGETKEKRDYVHFVLDFPNIQQVISFAKTVDYDVEASELFKESDAYHMTVLLNLEDKPDYYADLMFARMLEHAGRGTKTRAYLLEHGVQLIKADALQELQMIG is encoded by the coding sequence ATGGAAATGAAACAAATCAGCGAAACAACATTAAAAATCACCATCAGTATGGAAGATTTAGAAGAAAGAGGCATGGAATTAAAAGATTTCTTGATTCCGCAGGAAAAGACGGAAGAATTTTTCTATACTGTTATGGATGAGCTGGACTTGCCTGAAAATTTCAAGGACAGTGGGATGTTAAGCTTTCGAGTAACACCAAGGAATGATCGCATTGATGTTTTTGTCACTAAGTCAGAAATCAATAAAAATCTTAATTTGGAGGATTTGTCTGATTTTGATGATATTTCAAAAATGTCCCCGGAGGATTTCTTTAATACCTTGGAGGAAACCATGCGTGAAAAAGGGGATGCTGCAGCTCTGGATAAATTGGCTGAAATTGAAAAAAGAGAAGAAGAGAAGACTCAGCAGGAAAAAGGTGAAACTAAGGAAAAAAGAGATTACGTTCACTTTGTGCTGGATTTTCCTAATATTCAGCAAGTCATAAGTTTTGCTAAGACAGTTGACTATGATGTAGAGGCTTCAGAACTTTTTAAGGAGTCTGACGCTTATCACATGACTGTTCTGCTTAATCTCGAAGATAAACCTGACTATTATGCTGATCTTATGTTTGCAAGAATGTTGGAGCATGCTGGTAGAGGAACAAAGACACGTGCTTATCTATTAGAACATGGAGTTCAGCTCATTAAAGCAGATGCTCTGCAAGAATTACAAATGATTGGATAA
- the rgpG gene encoding rhamnose-glucose polysaccharide biosynthesis protein RgpB, whose product MIPITLKFVLVLIATLLTSLVLTPLVRFFAFRVGAVDNPNARRINKVPMPSAGGLAIIISFVIATLALMPMILKTQIGGKSYFEYILPVVLGALVIALTGFIDDVYELSPKIKFLGILLGAVIIWIFTDFRFDSFKIPFGGPMLHFNPFLSFFLTILWVVAITNAVNLIDGLDGLVSGVSMISLTTMGLVSYFFLYDTDIFLTLTIFVLIFAIAGFFPYNYHPAIIYLGDTGALFIGFMISVLSLQGLKNATAVAVVTPIIVLGVPIVDTTVAIIRRTLSGQKFYEADNMHLHHRLLAMGFTHRGAVLVVYGIAMFFSLVSLLLNVSSRLGGILLMIGVAFALEIFIEGLEIWGPKRTPLFRLLAFIGNSDYRQEVVAKYRRKKKK is encoded by the coding sequence ATGATACCAATTACCTTAAAATTTGTTCTTGTACTAATTGCGACGCTTTTGACTTCACTTGTTTTGACTCCTTTAGTTAGATTTTTCGCTTTTAGGGTGGGGGCAGTTGATAATCCAAATGCGAGACGGATTAATAAGGTCCCTATGCCTAGTGCTGGCGGACTTGCCATTATTATTTCATTTGTGATTGCAACATTGGCTCTTATGCCCATGATTCTAAAAACGCAAATCGGAGGAAAATCCTATTTTGAATATATCTTACCAGTTGTTCTTGGTGCCTTAGTGATTGCCTTGACAGGTTTTATTGATGATGTTTATGAACTCTCACCTAAAATAAAATTCTTAGGTATTTTGCTTGGTGCTGTTATTATTTGGATTTTTACAGACTTTCGATTTGATAGTTTTAAGATTCCTTTTGGTGGTCCCATGCTCCACTTTAATCCTTTCTTGAGTTTCTTCTTAACGATTTTGTGGGTTGTTGCCATTACTAATGCTGTTAATTTGATTGATGGTTTGGATGGTTTGGTTAGTGGTGTTTCGATGATTAGTCTGACCACTATGGGATTGGTATCTTATTTTTTTCTCTATGATACCGATATTTTTTTAACACTTACTATTTTTGTTTTGATCTTTGCTATTGCTGGTTTCTTTCCTTATAATTACCATCCTGCTATTATCTATCTTGGTGATACTGGTGCTTTATTTATTGGTTTTATGATTTCGGTTTTATCTCTTCAAGGGTTAAAAAATGCAACGGCGGTTGCTGTTGTCACCCCTATCATTGTCTTAGGAGTTCCTATTGTTGATACGACGGTCGCCATTATCAGACGAACCTTATCAGGTCAGAAATTTTACGAAGCTGATAATATGCACTTACATCATAGATTGCTTGCTATGGGATTCACTCATCGCGGAGCTGTTTTAGTCGTCTATGGCATTGCTATGTTCTTCTCTTTGGTATCTCTGCTTTTAAATGTATCCAGTCGTCTGGGTGGGATCCTTCTTATGATTGGTGTTGCCTTTGCTTTGGAAATTTTTATTGAAGGTTTAGAGATTTGGGGACCTAAAAGAACACCACTCTTCAGACTATTGGCTTTTATTGGCAATAGTGATTACCGTCAAGAAGTAGTAGCTAAATATCGCCGTAAGAAGAAAAAGTAA
- the sufD gene encoding Fe-S cluster assembly protein SufD: MTKESILTFSQSKAEPAWLQEKRLAAFDKIDDLELPRIERVKFQRWNLGDGTITESPISANVPDFTSFGENPKLVQLGTQTVLESLPAKLVEQGVVFTDFHSALEEIPQVIEKYFATALKFDEDKLSAYHTAYFNSGAVLYVPDNVEIDLPLEGIFLQDSTSNVPLNKHVLIIAGRHAKVNYLERFETIGDSDVKATANIAVEVLAQAGSQVKFAAIDRLGNNITTYISRRGRLDNDASIDWALGVMNEGNVIADFDSDLIGNGSHAELKVVAASSGRQIQGIDTRVTNYGNNSIGHILQHGVILERGTLTFNGIGHIIKGAKGADAQQESRVLMLSDKARSDANPILLIDENEVTAGHAASIGQVDPEDMYYLMSRGIDKETAERLVIRGFLGTVITEIPVKAVRDEMIAVLDEKLDKR, encoded by the coding sequence ATGACAAAAGAATCTATTTTAACATTTTCACAATCTAAGGCAGAGCCTGCTTGGCTACAAGAAAAACGCTTAGCGGCCTTTGATAAGATTGATGACTTAGAGCTTCCAAGAATTGAACGTGTTAAATTTCAACGTTGGAATTTGGGGGACGGTACGATTACTGAAAGTCCAATTTCGGCTAATGTTCCAGACTTCACTTCCTTTGGAGAGAATCCTAAGTTGGTTCAGCTTGGCACACAAACGGTTTTGGAAAGCTTGCCGGCAAAGCTTGTAGAACAAGGCGTCGTTTTTACAGATTTTCATTCAGCTCTAGAAGAAATTCCACAGGTCATTGAGAAGTATTTTGCCACTGCTCTTAAATTTGATGAAGATAAGTTGTCGGCCTATCATACAGCTTATTTTAACAGTGGAGCCGTTCTTTATGTGCCTGACAATGTTGAAATTGACCTGCCTTTAGAAGGGATTTTTCTGCAGGACAGTACTAGCAATGTTCCGCTGAATAAGCATGTTTTAATCATTGCTGGACGCCATGCCAAGGTTAATTATTTGGAGCGTTTTGAGACGATTGGGGATAGCGATGTAAAGGCTACTGCCAATATTGCAGTTGAAGTTTTAGCACAGGCAGGCAGTCAAGTGAAATTTGCTGCTATTGATCGTTTGGGTAATAATATAACAACTTATATAAGCCGTCGCGGGCGTCTTGATAATGATGCCAGCATTGATTGGGCACTTGGTGTCATGAATGAAGGCAATGTTATTGCTGATTTTGACAGCGATCTTATCGGTAATGGCAGTCATGCTGAGTTGAAAGTTGTTGCGGCGTCAAGCGGTCGTCAAATTCAAGGAATTGACACTCGAGTGACCAACTACGGCAATAACTCTATCGGGCATATTCTCCAACACGGGGTTATCTTGGAACGTGGAACGCTAACTTTCAATGGTATTGGTCATATTATCAAGGGAGCTAAAGGAGCAGATGCTCAGCAGGAAAGTCGTGTCCTCATGCTTTCTGATAAAGCCAGAAGTGACGCTAATCCTATTCTTCTTATTGATGAAAATGAAGTCACAGCAGGGCATGCCGCGTCTATTGGACAAGTTGACCCAGAAGATATGTATTATCTAATGAGTCGCGGCATTGATAAAGAAACAGCAGAACGTTTGGTTATTCGTGGTTTCCTTGGAACAGTCATTACTGAAATTCCTGTTAAAGCTGTTCGTGACGAAATGATTGCTGTTTTGGATGAAAAATTGGATAAGAGATAA